From Polaribacter butkevichii, a single genomic window includes:
- a CDS encoding TonB-dependent receptor encodes MKQKYLLKFCTITFLFMLPLGLMAQTVKGKVTDSSGEGLPYMNIVERGNHSNGIVSDDNGEFSITVKSLPAILIVSSMGFETKNVKVKNTSFLKIVVNEDNALDEVVITGNRTKPRTILDSPVPIDNINVAELTKSGKPTLDRMLTFKVPSFNSQNQAIADATAHYDPADLRGLGPSRTLVLINGKRKNQSAQVYLNRTPGKGEVGVDLKSIPTAAIERVEVLRDGASAIYGSDAIAGVLNIILKKDVNYSTFTSKAGITSEQDGFNFSSDFNTAFSFGDGGFVNVTLGYYKQAITNRAGDVPVSDIGANPSARDLAWLEANPQAGMNVGQPEMEKKDLFVNMEHPIGENSTLYSFHGLTTRNGQSFAYYRAPYWRNDVADANFLTRNPDDFIGYQPTFETTINDHINALGLRFPIAEGWDADASVTYGSNDVDVTINNSLNRDYLADHGTSPRSFNPGGYVFTNIVGNFDINSQLSDAVGLAFGLEFKQESFKAIEGNPLSYYGAGSDSFAGIKPDEAGKWTRNNLGLYSQLEYDVTDKLLLGAAGRYEDYTDAGSNFSWKVNGRYKLGSNGALRGSYSTGFRAPTLHQSHITLSQYIIVAGSSEPLLQGTLANDNPAVQALGVPSLTHEISKNISGGLTYKFNRNFSASVDFYQIKVDDRVLFSSQIGSDSDDTTTNPVEQILEDNGVVAVQVFINAGDTKTTGTDIVLNYNNIEVGESGKLNASFAANFNKTTIDAINTPKTIADAGYNIFDRQEQGLITNSRPKSKMILGLNLITDKWDISFNNTRFGEVIITAPQSGGTDQTLSSKISTDLGFGYKLTDRITFNANINNIFDVYPDTTLASTNTAQAESRFKYSSEVQQLGQLGTNFSVGVNVQF; translated from the coding sequence ATGAAACAAAAGTATTTATTAAAATTTTGCACAATTACTTTTTTGTTTATGCTTCCTTTAGGATTGATGGCACAAACAGTTAAAGGTAAAGTAACGGATTCATCTGGTGAAGGTTTACCATATATGAATATTGTTGAAAGAGGGAATCATTCTAACGGTATCGTTTCTGATGATAATGGAGAATTCTCTATTACAGTAAAAAGTTTACCCGCCATATTAATTGTATCTTCTATGGGGTTTGAAACTAAAAACGTAAAGGTAAAAAACACTTCATTCTTAAAAATTGTTGTGAATGAAGATAATGCTTTAGATGAAGTGGTAATTACAGGGAATAGAACAAAACCTAGAACAATATTAGATTCTCCTGTACCTATTGATAATATTAACGTAGCAGAATTAACTAAAAGTGGAAAACCAACTTTAGATAGAATGCTAACTTTTAAAGTTCCTTCTTTCAACTCTCAAAATCAAGCCATTGCAGATGCAACTGCGCATTACGATCCGGCAGATTTACGTGGTTTAGGCCCAAGTAGAACTTTAGTTTTAATTAACGGAAAACGTAAAAACCAAAGTGCTCAAGTATATTTAAATAGAACTCCAGGTAAAGGAGAAGTTGGTGTAGATTTAAAAAGTATTCCTACAGCAGCTATAGAAAGAGTTGAAGTTTTAAGAGACGGTGCTTCTGCTATCTATGGTTCTGATGCAATTGCAGGTGTATTAAACATCATCTTAAAAAAGGATGTAAACTACTCTACTTTTACATCTAAAGCAGGAATAACTTCTGAGCAAGATGGATTTAACTTTTCATCAGACTTTAATACAGCATTTTCTTTTGGTGATGGTGGTTTTGTAAATGTAACTTTAGGCTACTACAAACAAGCAATTACCAACAGAGCTGGTGATGTTCCTGTTTCAGACATAGGTGCAAATCCTTCTGCTAGAGATCTTGCTTGGTTAGAGGCAAACCCACAAGCAGGTATGAATGTTGGTCAACCAGAAATGGAAAAGAAAGATCTTTTTGTAAATATGGAACACCCTATTGGAGAAAACTCAACACTATATTCTTTTCATGGGTTAACTACTAGAAACGGACAAAGTTTTGCATACTACAGAGCTCCTTATTGGAGAAATGACGTTGCAGATGCTAACTTTTTAACAAGAAACCCAGATGATTTTATAGGATATCAACCTACTTTTGAAACCACTATTAATGACCACATCAATGCACTTGGATTAAGATTTCCAATAGCAGAAGGTTGGGATGCAGATGCAAGTGTAACCTACGGTTCTAATGATGTAGATGTAACAATAAACAATTCTTTAAACAGAGATTATTTAGCAGATCATGGTACTTCTCCTAGATCTTTTAATCCTGGTGGATATGTTTTTACAAACATTGTAGGTAATTTTGATATTAACAGTCAATTATCTGATGCTGTTGGTTTAGCATTTGGGTTAGAATTTAAACAAGAAAGTTTTAAAGCAATTGAAGGAAACCCTTTATCTTATTATGGTGCTGGTTCTGATTCTTTTGCAGGTATTAAACCTGATGAAGCAGGAAAATGGACTAGAAACAATTTAGGATTATACTCTCAATTAGAATATGATGTTACAGATAAATTATTATTAGGTGCAGCAGGAAGATATGAAGATTATACAGATGCTGGTTCTAATTTTTCTTGGAAAGTAAATGGGCGTTATAAATTAGGTAGTAACGGAGCTTTAAGAGGTTCTTATAGTACTGGTTTTAGAGCACCAACACTACATCAATCTCACATTACTTTAAGTCAGTATATTATTGTTGCCGGATCTTCAGAACCTTTATTACAAGGAACGTTAGCAAACGATAACCCTGCTGTACAAGCATTAGGAGTACCTAGTTTAACTCATGAAATTTCTAAAAATATTTCTGGTGGTTTAACATATAAATTTAATAGAAACTTTTCTGCCTCTGTAGATTTTTATCAAATTAAAGTTGATGATAGAGTTTTATTCTCTTCTCAAATTGGTTCTGATAGTGATGATACTACAACAAATCCTGTAGAACAAATTTTAGAAGATAACGGTGTGGTTGCAGTACAAGTTTTTATCAATGCAGGTGATACAAAAACAACAGGTACAGATATTGTTTTAAATTATAACAATATTGAAGTTGGTGAAAGCGGAAAATTAAACGCAAGTTTTGCAGCTAACTTTAACAAAACAACTATAGACGCAATTAATACACCAAAAACAATTGCTGATGCGGGTTATAATATTTTTGACAGACAAGAGCAAGGTTTAATTACAAACTCTAGACCAAAATCTAAAATGATTTTAGGATTAAACTTAATCACAGACAAATGGGATATTTCTTTTAACAACACTCGTTTTGGAGAAGTAATTATTACAGCACCACAATCTGGCGGTACAGATCAAACTTTGTCTTCTAAAATTTCTACCGATTTAGGTTTTGGATATAAATTAACAGATAGAATTACGTTTAATGCAAACATTAACAACATTTTTGATGTGTATCCAGATACAACCTTGGCTTCTACCAATACTGCACAAGCAGAATCTAGATTTAAATACTCTTCAGAAGTACAACAACTAGGTCAATTAGGTACTAATTTTAGTGTTGGAGTAAATGTTCAATTTTAA